The following coding sequences lie in one Methanomicrobia archaeon genomic window:
- a CDS encoding deoxyribonuclease IV — protein MVRVGVHVSIAGSIDKAVDRAQEKGCDTFQIFSRNPRGWKIKTLTETDISRFIEKLNRTGIFPPVDHMPYLPNLAAPTDDVYTKSVAALTEELERCNALQIPYLVTHLGSHRGSGKEAGLQRIVDAIDTAFSGIGDEANGVMLLLENTAGTKNSMGGTFEDIRHIIDRLERKDRIGICFDTCHAFAAGYELRTEESLNKTLQHFDEVLGLEQLKLVHLNDAKGGLDSRLDRHEHIGLGYIGEDGFRVILNDAWLRELPLILETPVDDRRDDLGNLEKVRELAGQA, from the coding sequence ATGGTTCGCGTTGGTGTTCACGTCTCAATCGCAGGCTCGATCGATAAGGCCGTGGATCGAGCACAGGAGAAAGGCTGCGATACGTTCCAGATCTTCTCACGAAATCCACGCGGCTGGAAGATCAAGACGCTGACCGAGACTGATATCTCGCGATTCATTGAGAAACTTAACCGTACGGGGATATTCCCCCCGGTCGACCACATGCCGTACCTCCCCAATCTCGCTGCACCGACCGATGACGTATATACCAAATCAGTAGCTGCGCTTACCGAGGAATTGGAACGGTGCAACGCTTTGCAGATCCCTTACCTCGTCACGCACCTCGGCAGCCATCGCGGATCGGGTAAAGAGGCAGGGCTGCAGCGGATTGTGGATGCAATCGACACGGCTTTTAGTGGTATAGGTGATGAAGCTAACGGCGTGATGCTGCTCCTGGAGAATACCGCGGGGACGAAGAACAGCATGGGCGGCACGTTTGAGGACATCCGACACATCATAGATCGTCTTGAGCGTAAGGACCGGATCGGCATCTGTTTCGATACCTGCCACGCCTTTGCCGCTGGTTACGAGTTGCGTACTGAAGAGAGCTTGAATAAAACGCTCCAGCACTTTGACGAGGTGTTAGGGCTCGAACAGCTCAAGCTCGTGCATCTCAATGACGCAAAGGGCGGTCTGGACTCGCGATTGGATCGGCACGAGCATATCGGACTCGGGTACATTGGCGAGGATGGGTTCCGAGTGATTCTTAACGATGCATGGCTCAGGGAACTACCGCTGATTTTGGAAACACCGGTGGATGACCGAAGAGATGATCTAGGGAATCTGGAGAAAGTGCGGGAGCTTGCGGGTCAAGCGTGA